In Serinus canaria isolate serCan28SL12 chromosome 5, serCan2020, whole genome shotgun sequence, the following proteins share a genomic window:
- the LOC103826955 gene encoding retinol dehydrogenase 12-like isoform X2, whose translation MLNCWEAALGAAVSVPVFLFVAAPYIRRYVAGGRCKSTARLEGKVVIITGANTGIGKETARDLARRGARVIIACRDTAKAEAAASEIRAETGNQEVIVKKLDLADTKSIREFAERFLAEEKELHILINNAGVMLCPYSKTADGFEMQLGVNHLGHFLLTFLLLERLKQCAPARIVNVSSLAHHGGWIRFHDLQGEKCYNRGLAYCHSKLANVLFTRELARRLQGTKVTANALHPGSVYSDLVRHSFVMTWLWKIFSFFLKTPCEGAQTSIYCAVAEELESVTGQYFSDCQPAYVSPRGRDDETAKKLWSVSCELLGIQWD comes from the exons ATGCTCAACTGCTGGGAAGCCGCGCTGGGCGCCGCCGTCTCCGTCCCCGTCTTTCTTTTCGTGGCAGCGCCCTACATCAG GCGGTATGTCGCTGGAGGACGGTGTAAGTCGACAGCAAGGCTGGAGGGCAAGGTGGTGATAATCACAGGAGCCAACACAGGCATCGGGAAGGAGACTGCCAGAGACCTCGCGCGAAGAG GTGCGAGGGTAATTATTgcctgcagagacacagcaaaggcagaagctgcagccagtgaAATCCGAGCTGAGACAGGGAACCAAGAAGTCATTGTGAAAAAACTGGACTTGGCTGATACGAAGTCCATCCGGGAGTTTGCTGAGAGATTTCTAGCAG AGGAGAAGGAACTCCATATTCTCATTAATAATGCTGGGGTAATGTTATGCCCTTACTCCAAGACTGCTGATGGCTTTGAGATGCAGCTGGGAGTCAATCATCTTG GTCATTTTCTCTTGACCTTCCTCTTGCTGGAGCGTCTGAAGCAGTGTGCCCCAGCCCGCATTGTGAACGTGTCCTCACTGGCTCATCACGGAGGCTGGATCCGCTTCCATGATCTCCAGGGGGAGAAGTGCTACAATCGTGGCCTTGCCTACTGTCACAGCAAACTGGCGAACGTGCTCTTCACCCGGGAGCTGGCCAGGCGGCTGCAAG GCACTAAGGTCACAGCAAACGCTCTCCATCCCGGGTCTGTCTACTCTGATCTGGTCCGGCACTCATTTGTAATGACCTGGCTGTGGAAGATATTCTCCTTCTTCTTGAAGACGCCTTGTGAAGGAGCTCAGACCAGTATCTACTGTGCAGtagctgaggagctggagtcTGTCACAGGACAGTATTTCAG CGATTGCCAGCCAGCGTACGTATCTCCACGTGGTCGGGATGATGAGACGGCAAAGAAGCTCTGGAGCGTGAGCTGTGAGCTCCTTGGCATCCAGTGGGACTGA
- the LOC103826955 gene encoding retinol dehydrogenase 12-like isoform X1: protein MLSPSERRPCVSVCVWRECEQRESRSSARAGVGVIASSIAPVAVPQCWGSLIPGTSPRAASPQRHAREGAAGGGARVLLRARWRSPLAKRPRRARQQPMGAVAPLGARTGRGPRAEPCSGKRGGLGDVLPVSRSRQGCDQPLQARAQRRYVAGGRCKSTARLEGKVVIITGANTGIGKETARDLARRGARVIIACRDTAKAEAAASEIRAETGNQEVIVKKLDLADTKSIREFAERFLAEEKELHILINNAGVMLCPYSKTADGFEMQLGVNHLGHFLLTFLLLERLKQCAPARIVNVSSLAHHGGWIRFHDLQGEKCYNRGLAYCHSKLANVLFTRELARRLQGTKVTANALHPGSVYSDLVRHSFVMTWLWKIFSFFLKTPCEGAQTSIYCAVAEELESVTGQYFSDCQPAYVSPRGRDDETAKKLWSVSCELLGIQWD from the exons ATGCTCAGCCCCTCAGAGCGGCGCccatgtgtgtctgtgtgtgtgtggcgAGAGTGCGAACAGCGTGAATCCCGTTCTTCAGCCCGCGCTGGGGTCGGAGTTATTGCCAGCTCCATCGCCCCGGTGGCAGTGCCGCAGTGCTGGGGCTCGCTCATCCCCGGCACGTCCCCCCGGGCTGCGTCCCCGCAGCGACACGCTCGCGAAGGCgcggccgggggcggggccCGCGTTCTCCTCAGGGCGCGGTGGCGCAGCCCATTGGCCAAAAGGCCCCGGCGCGCGCGGCAGCAGCCAATGGGAGCCGTGGCCCCACTTGGCGCACGGACGGGGCGGGGCCCGAGGGCGGAGCCTTGCTCGGGAAAGCGCGGGGGACTGGGGGACGTGTTGCCGGTGTCCCGGTCGCGACAGGGTTGTGACCAGCCGCTTCAGGCCAGGGCACAGCG GCGGTATGTCGCTGGAGGACGGTGTAAGTCGACAGCAAGGCTGGAGGGCAAGGTGGTGATAATCACAGGAGCCAACACAGGCATCGGGAAGGAGACTGCCAGAGACCTCGCGCGAAGAG GTGCGAGGGTAATTATTgcctgcagagacacagcaaaggcagaagctgcagccagtgaAATCCGAGCTGAGACAGGGAACCAAGAAGTCATTGTGAAAAAACTGGACTTGGCTGATACGAAGTCCATCCGGGAGTTTGCTGAGAGATTTCTAGCAG AGGAGAAGGAACTCCATATTCTCATTAATAATGCTGGGGTAATGTTATGCCCTTACTCCAAGACTGCTGATGGCTTTGAGATGCAGCTGGGAGTCAATCATCTTG GTCATTTTCTCTTGACCTTCCTCTTGCTGGAGCGTCTGAAGCAGTGTGCCCCAGCCCGCATTGTGAACGTGTCCTCACTGGCTCATCACGGAGGCTGGATCCGCTTCCATGATCTCCAGGGGGAGAAGTGCTACAATCGTGGCCTTGCCTACTGTCACAGCAAACTGGCGAACGTGCTCTTCACCCGGGAGCTGGCCAGGCGGCTGCAAG GCACTAAGGTCACAGCAAACGCTCTCCATCCCGGGTCTGTCTACTCTGATCTGGTCCGGCACTCATTTGTAATGACCTGGCTGTGGAAGATATTCTCCTTCTTCTTGAAGACGCCTTGTGAAGGAGCTCAGACCAGTATCTACTGTGCAGtagctgaggagctggagtcTGTCACAGGACAGTATTTCAG CGATTGCCAGCCAGCGTACGTATCTCCACGTGGTCGGGATGATGAGACGGCAAAGAAGCTCTGGAGCGTGAGCTGTGAGCTCCTTGGCATCCAGTGGGACTGA